A region of Vigna radiata var. radiata cultivar VC1973A chromosome 6, Vradiata_ver6, whole genome shotgun sequence DNA encodes the following proteins:
- the LOC106763603 gene encoding uncharacterized protein LOC106763603 has translation MDLSEELIIPFQEQIVGFARERVDTKGYVDLCTRLGTGRDSDEKKVRYLLVDANTSYNVLLGRPCLNSFGAIVSTPHLTLKYPNERKRIIIVRADQKTTRECYAAGLRMYRRVPRAKIPRSEVAMVDLDPRVGTEDRLEPHKRVQSAKLGPREDHVTTMAGGLDLVTEEGLRRILWWNRDLFAWTAADMPGIHPSIMTHRLALFREARPVAQKKRRMGAEKARVVEEEVKKLKEVGFIREVTYTTWLANVEMVKKSSGKWRMCTDYTDLNKACPKDSHPLPNIDNLVDEASGHRMLSFLDAYSGYNQIPMHEADREKTTFITNRGNYCYDVMSFGLKNVGATYQRLMDKIFAD, from the coding sequence ATGGATCTCTCCGAAGAGCTGATCATTCCCTTCCAGGAGCAGATTGTCGGCTTCGCGAGGGAACGGGTGGACACCAAGGGATATGTGGACCTCTGCACACGGTTAGGAACGGGGAGGGATAGTGACGAGAAGAAGGTTCGGTACCTACTGGTAGACGCCAACACTTCGTACAACGTTTTGTTGGGGCGACCCTGCCTTAATTCGTTCGGCGCCATCGTATCCACACCCCACTTAACCCTGAAATATCCtaatgagagaaagagaattATAATTGTGCGGGCCGACCAGAAAACGACAAGAGAGTGCTATGCCGCGGGTTTGCGGATGTATCGTCGGGTCCCGAGGGCGAAGATACCCCGGTCGGAGGTGGCCATGGTCGATCTGGACCCACGAGTGGGTACGGAGGATCGTCTAGAGCCGCACAAAAGGGTGCAGTCAGCCAAGCTAGGGCCGAGGGAGGACCACGTCACTACGATGGCGGGGGGCCTAGATCTTGTTACCGAAGAGGGCCTGAGGAGGATACTGTGGTGGAACAGAGACCTGTTCGCCTGGACAGCGGCTGACATGCCAGGGATACACCCTTCCATCATGACGCATCGCCTAGCCCTCTTTAGGGAGGCGCGACCGGTGGCGCAGAAGAAACGCCGAATGGGCGCTGAGAAGGCACGGGTGGTAGAGGAGGAAGTGAAAAAACTAAAGGAAGTTGGGTTCATCCGAGAAGTGACGTACACCACTTGGCTTGCCAACGTGGAAATGGTAAAGAAATCCAGTGGGAAGTGGAGAATGTGTACTGATTACACGGACCTGAACAAGGCTTGCCCCAAAGATTCCCATCCACTCCCGAACATCGACAACTTGGTGGACGAAGCATCCGGCCATCGAATGCTCAGTTTCTTGGATGCCTATTCAGGGTACAACCAGATACCCATGCATGAAGCTGACCGTGAGAAGACGACGTTTATCACCAATAGAGGGAATTACTGTTATGATGTCATGTCGTTCGGGCTAAAAAACGTTGGCGCCACATACCAACGGCTGATGGATAAGATTTTCGCGGACTAG